Part of the Wolbachia endosymbiont of Ctenocephalides felis wCfeJ genome, TAACATGTTTAGTCCAAAGCAATTTGTTTTTGTTGCTTAATGCGATTCTATTGCGATCATGACTACTAATATATTCTGTTGGAGTATCCTCCTTTTCTTCTTCTATTACCCCAACTTTCAGTTGTGCTGCATCTTTTTCTAGCAATTTGTGTAGCTCTCTATTTTTATCTGTAGCCGGATTAGTGTCAGTATTTTCTTGCTCCGTTACTTTTTTTACGTTTGTTGAATCATCTTTCAGCAACCCAGCTTCTATTAGATGTTTTCTAGTTTGTGGACTAACGTGACGTGCTTTAGGGTTGATTTGTTTTAACCCATAGCTCTTTTGACTTAGTCTTTGTGTAAGCTCCTCAAATGGAGTTAGGTCATTTGTATGATGAGGTTGAGTTTTTTCTTGTGTATCAAAACTAGCCTTTTTAATATTCTCGTTAATTTTTCCATATTTATTTAATCTTTTTTTCTTCCATTTTTCTAATGCTTCTTTTGTTTTTTGAAAATTTCTCTCTTCTTCTTCAGGTTCTTTACCACTTCTACGGGAATCTTTTTGTAATTGAGTAGCACTAACATGTGTATCTCCACCAGTACTAGTTGGAGATAGATGCTTGCTGTCATCATCATTTCTTTTCTCTATGATATTACCTTGACCACTTTTTTGAGATAATCTTTTGTCTAGAGCATTTAGATTTTGATTATTTTCTTTACCTTCAATCTTGTCTTTTAGCCACTTATATACTGGTTTATCTTCTTTTATTTTTTCCAAAATACTTTCTGAGAATGAATCCTTAGCGGTATTACTTTTTTGAGATAATTTTTTCTCTAAAGCATTCAGATTTTGATTATCTTCTTTGTTCTCAATCTTGTCTTTTAGCCACTTGTATATTGGTTTATCTTCTTTTATTTCCTGTAAGATATTTTCTGAAAATGAACCTTTATAAATATTTCTTTCAGTAACTTGTTGTTTTGGCTCTTTTAGCCCTTTATCTGGTTTTTTCAGTACTTCTTTTAGCTCATCCATTGCTTGGTCGGCTGGGCTGGCAAATTGAGTGTTTTTTGACTCTTTATCAACTAGCTGACTTGACACAATATGAGTTTCACTATCATGACCCTTACTATTTTCTCTATGCTCTTTGTTTTTCTTTTGCTGATTTAACTTCTCTTCCTCAAGGTTACTGGCCAAATCTTTAGGATCTAGTTGAGATTGACTTTGATCACTCATTGGAGATGAATAGCCAGAGTCACTTATACTATTGCTTGTTAAAGCAGAAAGTGGCTGGTTGTTTTCTTCTCTAATTTTACTATCATTCGACTCAACACCTTTATCTGGTCTTTGGCTTTCAGATGCAGAATATCCCAATGTAGTGAATGTAGGATTATCATACTGTTTATCTCTTTGCCTATTATTCTGATTGTGGATTACGGATTTGGTAAAATCTGAAGAATCAGAAGATGGAAATCCATAGTTATTTCTACTTGATAAGGTAGTTGGCTGATGTCCACCTTTCTGCTGACTATTAGATGGTTGCTCATGCTTAATACCTTTTTTAAATGAACCACCTCCAGATAGTGTAGGAGTTTCTTCATTCTGAGCACTCTCTTCTTGACTTTCGTAACCCAAATCGTTTTTATTATCAGACTGTGACATAGTGGCCCTAGAACCAACTTCTAAATTCTTGGTATCTTGAACACTAACATCTCTTGCAGTTTCAAATGATCGATTATTATTGTCTTTACTATATTGCACTTCATTCTCTTTTTCTTTCTGTTGTCTGAATTGTATTTCATCCAAAAATAAACCACCTATTTTTACATCTCTGTTTGCCTTTAACTGATCTTTTTGATCTTGGGTAATATTACCCTCAATAAATTCTACACCCTCTTTATCAATCTTAATTTTAATAGTACACTTTTCCCCGTTTACATACCAATTCAGAGTCATCTCATATGAGCCATCAGTTACAACATAGTGTCTTATGTTATTATGAACAAAACCATGCATTCCGCTCTTTCCATCATCATGCAATGTTGAAAATCCTGAAATTCCATTCTTCTGACAAAAATCACTGTTTAAAAATTCGCTTATTTTAAATTCCTTTTTGGTATCTTTCAGAGTAATACTTGCGTAGTTACCGTGTATTGCAACATTGTGAACACCACCATCAATATAACCCTCTAGTTCCTTTTGAACTTCACTTTGAAGCTTTTGTTTAGTTTTATCTTTAAGCTTATTTGAAGCTTTCTCTATCTGATCAAGCTTATTTTGCAAGACTTCGTAAACTTCATCTTTTTTCCAATTGACACTTTTATTCCAACTGGCACCATATTCTATCAAAGACTTGACTATGTTGAACCCAACTATTGCATCGTAAATTTTTTCATCTTCTTTTTTCATTCTATTAAATAGAGGTGAAAGATTTTCATCTTCTTTTATCTCATTAAGTAAAGACAAAGAATTTTGAACGAAATTGTTACTGTTGTTTAATTGTGCATTTTGAATGTTCATATTCTCCTCACTAATAACCCTCTAACTTTTAACCTTAGCTAGTATAATTATTATGGGAATTAATTAATTTTGTATAAAGAAAACTGTATTAATCAGATGACAGTTTAGCTGGTGTCTTCAATTTTAAATATCTGCTGCTCATAGTAAATACTTCCGGATTTTTAGAAGTTAGCTTGAGTATAGCAAATATATTGATAAACAACAAAGCAGCGATCGAAATATCGGCGATGTCCCACAGCAATTGAACTTTACTTATCGCACCAAGCGGAATAATCGCAGTAAAAATTGCAATCCATATTTTAGTGTATTTATCGTTTTGAGATACATAGCATATTGTCTGTTTTGAGCAAAAAAACCAAGTAAAAATGGTAGTGAAAGCAAAACAAAACATTATTGCCATAATCAAATAGTCAACATAAGGCCAGTTCATAGCTTTTCTAAAGGCAAAAATGCACATGTTGGTACTCTCTAAATCAGTGACCCAGGAATCTGTGATGAGCAGTACCATTGTTGTAATGAACACTATGAATGCAACTATAAAAGGTGATATTATTGTAATCAGGCTCTGTTCAATGATAAATTTATTGTTATTTTTCTTAGGAACAATTGAAGAGTGTACAATGCCTTCAAGGCCAAGCCCTATATCTGTTGCAAAAATACCCCGCAAGGTTCCTACTTGAATAATAGTCAACATCTCCACAATTAAACCTAGAGATAAACCAAAGTTAAAGCTGCCAGTTGTAAAAAAGCTGCCTGTTATTAGCTTGAGAGAAGGAAGGATATTTTCACTAAACTTAAATAGTATAATACCACAAAGCGTAAGGTAGCTTACTGTCATTATCGGTATCATAGCCGATATAAAAATTTTAATTTTTTTTAAGCTGAGAGCTGCAACAGCAAAAAATATTATTGCCATTATGATTCCACCAGTAACCACAGGCACATCCACCATATCAAGTGGTATTGATAGAGAATTTACTTGAACAAGGTTACCAACGGTTATTGAAGCCATCATCATGATGACTAGAAACGCAATCGTAGCTTTTTTAGAGCCAAACGCATCAGCCACATAGGCTACAGGGCCACCTATAAACCGCCCATTTCTTTTTTTTCTGTTTTTTATACTCAGATAACAGGTGACATACTTTATCACAGAAGTGATAACAATAATTATTGCCATCCATAAAATAGAGCCTGGTCCCCCGGTTTTGAGAGCAACAGCAGTTCCGGAAATATTACCTACTCCCAAATTTCCCCCTAAGATTGTAAACAAAGCAGCTATAGAAGAAAATTTATTTTCCCCTCTTTTGGCCCCAATCAGCGAAAGGGCATATGGCAACCTAAATATTTGTAGCCACTTTAGTTTAACCGATAAGTAAACGCCAGCGATTAGTATAAGTAATATTGTTGGCAGTAATAAAACAAACTTTACTGTATTCATCTACATGCTGAAGGTAAGTGTTTTAACTTTAGTATACAAACAAAAATTAAAAACACCTAAGCCTATTTTTGTGAGAGTTGATGTGACTAACGAGCTTATTTCTGTTAGCCTACGGCTTGGCCATAGGCTAGATCCAGCGCCATGGGCTGGATGGACGCTGGAACGATAACCGCTCAGGTAACAAAAAAGCGCTTGAGATAAGCCTATTGCCTTTTAAAAGGTTCTAGGCTTTACTAGCAAAATGGAAAGTAAGACCAGCTTCCATACCATGTGTGGCAAATAATCCTCTGCTTATTTCTATGCTATCTTTTTCATGACCTGATACTGGTTTATGACCTTTGTTAAATACTTTAATCTCATTACTCTCTTGTTCATTCAACGCATTTGTATCAAGTTTTAAGTTGCCACCGATCACACCAAAATGTCTATACCCAATATGCATATTTACATTTTCATTAATGGAATAATCAAGACCAGCTCTCAATTGATATGCAGGTCTTATTGATGTTTGTCCGAACATCTTCATTCTCGTTGCACCTACTCCAGCTCCAACATAAGGTGAAAAAGAGAAATCATCGTTTTTCCAATAGTAATAAGCATTGGCCATCACAGATATGTTTTCAATTTTGTCGTTGTCGACTTTTATACCATATCCATAAGTTTTGTCTTGCTCGCTTCCCTCGGTCCCTGTCTTAAATTTTTTTTGGTATGTTATATCGGCTTTATTACCTCCTAAACCAATACCATCTACTTTTACAGAAGAGTATATCCCTTCTAATTCAGCTCTATAGCTATTGTCACCAAATTTTCCTTCATAGCCAAACGCTACATTTGGAGCAAAAAGAGGATTATAATTTGATTTATATTTATCTAAAAGCTGACCTTTCGCTTCAGGATTAGTCCCATCCTTTATAGATGCATGAGTGATGTCTTTAGTTTCTACTTTCAGTGAACTCATGCTATTAAAAAACTGGCCGTAATATCCACTACCAAAGTAAAATCCTTCTGTGTCACATGCAAAAGACTGTTGTGACAGCAGCAAAGCAAATGCTGCAATTGCTAATGTTTTTTTATTACTCATTTTACTACTCCCCTACTTAAAATAGCTAATTTAATACTAATTAATTAAAAATGGCTTAATGTGAAAAGTTTAATACAACTTGTTCCTGAGCTAAAAAAGGCACAGTGTTGGAGTAACATCTCTCTTGAGTTGCTTTAGCTATAAATACTTAAGAAATTTACCAAATAAAAAAAAGACAAAAAAAACCCCGGTCAATATCTGCTCAAAAACATTGGCATCTTTTTAGCCTTAAACGCTGCAATTTAGCTGCTTTTACACTACAACTAATCTTGACTTAAACGTTAAGAAATTTACCAAGCAGAAAAAAAGACAAAAGAAATCCCGTGGTAGAAGTTGCTCACTTTCTAATCCTGCAAATTGGTGTACTATACTGTCTTGAACGACTTATAAGCGCGTTTCAGCTTGTATAAGGAAAAACCTAGAAGTCTAGGTAAAATTAATAAAGACATGAAGTGCACATAGTGCAAAAAATTAAACATAAGACGCCAACCGTAATACTTTCGTCGTTTAATCTGCACAGATTGAAGCTAAATGAATAGCTTCAATTATATGATAAATAGACCGGCAAAGGTTGTCAAGTAGTTTTATTTTTATGGACAAAAAATATGTTGGAACGATATTTACATCTTAAACTTTTACTCTTTTTTATCCTTTAGTTCGTCATCAATATCTTCAAGTTCATCCTCCTTATCATCAAATTCATCATCCTCGTCATCTGTAAATCCATCATCATCTTGATCTTTAAGTCCATCATTACCCTCAAATTTGCCCTTTTCCTCGTCGTCTTTAAATCCATCATCACCTTCAAGTTCATCCTCCTCCTCGTCATCAAATCCATCATCTTCAAACTTTTCATCAACATCATCGATACCTTCGTCTTCAAACTTATCGCTGTTCTCTGACCCATCGTACACTGTATCTTTAGCCTGAGCTTCAACCGGATAATCAGCAGTGCTAGACCCTTCAATAGCATTATTCTCCTCGTTATGAATCTCATCCTTAACCTCATCCTGGTCAGCAGCAGAAAAAACTTCGTTTGGATCATATGGTTTTTGTGTAGGCACAAAAGTTGGCTTAAGCAGTCTTCTTGTAAAAGTGTTATCATTGTAGTACAAAATCTTTTTTGATTTAATCGGGTAAGTTGATTCTATTAAAATTATCTGCTCATCACGCGGCAACATGATAATCTCTTGAGGCAACAGCAATGCCCTCTGTGTTTCAGAAATATGCAATGATCTTGAAGCGGGATTCAAATCTAAAAATCTAGGTTTGTTTAACGACTCTTGTTGTACAGTTTTGTTTCCTATAAGCTGCGATATTAAATTAGCCGTCTCAATGTTATTAGCTGCAAAAGTTATTCTATAAGTTGAGTTTGATAAAAGGGAGTTCATTCCTGCTTCTTCATATATTCCTTTGAGTTGTTCAGTATCTTGAACGATTAAGAATAATCTCACTCTATAACCGCGAAAATATGCAATGCCCGTTTGGAATTGCTCCATTTTTCCAAGTGTTGGGAACTCATCCATTAAAAACAATACACCATATGGCTCATCGTCCGAAGGCAATTTTCTACACAAAAACTCAGTTGCTTGTTGGTAGAAAACTTGCATTAAAGGCCTTAACCTATTCAAGTTATCTGGAGTTAAACCAACATAAACTGTAACTCTCTTCTTTTTAAAATCTAAAATATTAAAATCACTCGTCGCAGTTGCAGTATCAATCAATGGATTTGCCCACAATTCAAGCGACGAGTTCATAGTTGAAACAACACCTGATCTTTCTTTGTCAGCTTTTTGCAAGAAGGCTGCAATGTTCATATATGCCACAGGATGTAGTGTTTTACCCATCGTATCCAAAACAACGGCAAGGTTATAAACTACGTCATCACTACGCATCGTACGTACAACTTCACCAAAAGACTTCACCTTTTCTGGTGCAGCAAGTAAGTATAACACCACTCCAACAAATAAGCTTCTTGCTTCATTTTGCCAAAAGTCTTGTTCAGGCATGATTAAGTTGGCTATTTTCTGTACATCGTCAACCATCTGCCCAGGCTTTTCGCTAATCCACTCTAACGGATTATAACAGTGGCTGATTCCATCTGGTTGCGCTGGATTCCATACATATACTTTTTGCCCTTGCTGTTTCCGCCAACCACTCGTTATTTCATAGTTTTCTAACTTGATGTCATGCACAATTACCGAATCAGTCCAAAACAATAAATTAGGAATTACAAAACCAACACCTTTACCAGAGCCTGTAGGGGCAAACAGCAATGCATGTTGAAACCCATCAGCAATAAAGTAGCCCCTTTTATCCTTACCAAGCAATAACCCTCTTTTACTTCTTAGCCCTGCTTTCCGTATGTCCTTTTCTGATGCCCATTTCGAATCTCCATGAAGCGATTCTTTCTTTTTAAATGGTCGCCACTCAATTATCCTCTCCCTTAAATTCCACAAAATAACCATTAAAACAACGATAGGGAGTGCAGAAGATACAATTAACTTAATCTTGAGCTCAGTATTATATAATTCCGGGTGATGCCAACAATATTTTATATGCTCAAAGATTGTTGGCCAGAGAGCTTGAGGAAAAGGAGTTAAGCTAGGATTAATTGCTTTAAAGTCTACACCATCTGGACCATCAACAAACAGAAAAAACAATATACCAGATAAATAGAAACAAAACTCCAGTACACTGAAAACTACAACTCCCCCTATCAAAATATTGCGTAGGTGATTTCCACTATAACTCATAAACTACTTATCTCCTTTGTGTATAAATTTAAGCATTTTCATTTGAAGATCTAGTAAATAATATTTCAGAAATGCTTCTTTTTCCTCCGCTAGTTCTTTTTAGTTGAATGACAATATCAATCACATTCCTAATGTATGGTATGATCTGATCTGGAGGAATACCAAGGTTTGCCTGCATAACCATCAACTTTATTTGTTCAAGAGCCATCGCTGGACTATCCGCATGAAGAGTTGATATTGAACCTGGATGACCAGTGTTTATTGCTCTAAGGAAACTAAAAGCTTCTGCTCCACGTAGCTCACCAACTATTATTCTATCTGGTCTTAAACGTAAGCACGCTTCTATCAAATCTTGAGTGGTCACTTTTGCCCTGCCTTGCCCTCCTTTAGAAGCAATCAGATGCACTTTATTGGGATGATCATTCAAAACAATTTCCCTTGCATCTTCAACAGTAATGATTCTTTCTTCAGCTGGAATAGCACGTAAAGTAGCATTAGTAAAAGTGGTTTTACCAGTAGAAGTTCCGCCACTAATTATGATATTTTTCTTGTTTATTACAGCGTATTCTAAAAACTCCTTTATCTTCTTTTGCTTCAATAGTAAATCCAGGTGACGGTCTACTGGATTATCAGCCACCTCTATAGCAGTTTCAGAAAAAGCCCCCATTTTTTCATAATCATCCAATGCTAATTGCATAGTAGAAGGTTTACGAATCGACATAACCACCTTATCAGGCTCGCATGCTGGAGGAAACACTATCTGTATACGATAACCATTTGGCAATGTGGCTGAAAGCAGTGGTGCTTCTTCGCTCAGTTTTTGTTCTGTAGCTTGAGCAATTAATCTGCCAAGAGATTTCAAATGGTTAAGATCAAATACTTCTAACTTTTCACATCTTATTTCGCCGCGATTTTCAATCCATACTTCTTTAGGACTATTTATCGATATCTCATTGACGCCTTCTTCTTGAAATATGCCTTGTAGTGGTTCTAAATATGTATCAAGTGCAGCATAGTTCATTCTATCGATTTAATATTGCCTGTGGAGGAAATACTATATCTTGGTTAACAAATACTTTCAACGCAGTGCCTTGATCAACGTAAGCAGTTGGTTTTTTGTCTGTATATCTGTTAACTATGTCTCTCATGTCTTTAGAAAAATCTTCGATTGATTTACCAATTGCTTCCTCATAAACAGACTTGCCTCCTCGTTGCTTTAATAATAGCTTTATATCTTCTAAAGTAATCTTATCAACCCCATCATCGTCAATTGCATTCAAACGTAGATCCTTTACTTCTTGCCGAAATGTCCTAACTAAACTCTGTTCATCAGGTGCATTTTTAATTTTCCTAATAGCTCCAAGCCCAAGTTTCCACTTATCATTTTCTGCATTCTTTGCATCTCTCTTGCCAATAATATCCTTAAGAGGAGAGATATCTATTTCAGTTGCAGTAATGGATCTCACTGCGTCCATGATGGTAAACACGTCAATAAGATTGGAAGCCTTTTGCGCTATAACAGCAGAACCCACTGAAACACCTGCAAGCAATATTGAAGAAAATAATGCACTTGCTATTTTGTTATCAATTATACCAGCTACTCCTGCTCTACCAAGCTCATCTGTACCAGGTGATGAAATAGCAATATCTATTCCATGAGGAAGAATGATTCTATTCCAAATTATATTTATGCGGGCCCTTGCCACATTTGAATCGAATGAATACTTGCCTATCAATCTCGAACCTCTGGGTATTAAAACTGTATCACCAGTTTCTGCATAAACATTACTACTCACCACAGCACGTAGCGTTCCTTGTAGATCAGAATTTATTGCAGTTTCAAGAACAGCATCGATAATTTTACCTTGGGTAATCATCAATCCGAGTTTTCCCACTTTGGTGGCTATACTCGGTTGCACTGAAGTGTTGGATAAAATGGTATCGGCAGCTTTGTTCTCTTCAACACCACCAGAAATCGCTAACATTTGCGCACCACGCCTATCTCTAGGGTAACCACCACTACCTATTCCAGGCAAGGAAGTAGGTAAATTATTAGTGACATTGCTATAAGGTAAGTTTTGTTTTGGTAAAACAGGTATATTTGATACAGGAGTTTCTTTTGGTTTTTCTTCCTCCTTTTTTACTGCTTCTTCCTTTTTAGTCTGCTTTACTTCCGGTATAACTTTCGGCGTAGAAAGAGGAGGTAAAGATGGCAAATCAGTTATCATCCTTTCATGAACTACCACATCATCTGGAACTTTTTCCAACTTTTCTTTCAACTCTTGAACATTTTGCTTCGTTTCTTCTTTTTTAACAATTTCTACATCCTCTTCATCAGAAGAAGGACTAAAATATAGATAATATATTCCACCAACTAAAAGCACTAAAATAATAACCATTAATGCTCTATGACTTTGATTAGAGCCAACCGTTACTACTTTGCTTTCTATTTCTGACTCAGTCCCCGAATTGTTACGCTTTTCCTTATTCATATTGCATATACCGCAGCTAAAGTAACCTATTTATAATTTCAACCTCGTCATTTTCATAACGCATGAATAGCTTTTTGTGCACTCCTTTTATTATAACATAACCATCAAACAACAGCCTTTTACAAGGCAATTTAGTCTTATTCTCCTCTGCAAAAATCTGAGGTATTTTGTTACCATCTTTAAATTTAAAATAAGTTAAATAGCCATCATCAAACAACTCTATTGGTATTATATCAGCATTAGCGCCTTCTTCGATATATGTATAGTTGTACTTTGTATCATTTTCTTGTATTACTTCTTCTGGCTTATCTACAACATATTGCATTTGAGTAGGCGTTGATATCTCATCCAAATCAACATCAAATTCATCTTCCTCCTGAGGATAATAAAAACGCACTACATAAGATATATCTTTTTCAGCAGAATAATCATGACTTATTTTCTCAGCATCAGTATTTGGGTATTTATCATAGTTCGGTCTTGAGATTAAATCAAAAATGTAGTTTCTTTTTTTTGTGGTTGTAATAATCATGTTAGTGCGGCTACTAACCTCAAATGGCATGATAAGTAACTTATTGTCATAAGGGCTAATTTTCCAACTTGACGCATCACCAACAGCAATATTTTTAACTTTTTCCCCCTCTGCAAATTCAATATAAGAATAATAACCTTGACTAAAAATAACCGTAAAAACTTCATTCGGACTATATACAAAAGTCTTTATTCTACTATCTATAGAAATAGGCTTACTGTAGTTAACCGATGCACTTAAACTACCACTTATCAGTAA contains:
- a CDS encoding alanine:cation symporter family protein, producing the protein MNTVKFVLLLPTILLILIAGVYLSVKLKWLQIFRLPYALSLIGAKRGENKFSSIAALFTILGGNLGVGNISGTAVALKTGGPGSILWMAIIIVITSVIKYVTCYLSIKNRKKRNGRFIGGPVAYVADAFGSKKATIAFLVIMMMASITVGNLVQVNSLSIPLDMVDVPVVTGGIIMAIIFFAVAALSLKKIKIFISAMIPIMTVSYLTLCGIILFKFSENILPSLKLITGSFFTTGSFNFGLSLGLIVEMLTIIQVGTLRGIFATDIGLGLEGIVHSSIVPKKNNNKFIIEQSLITIISPFIVAFIVFITTMVLLITDSWVTDLESTNMCIFAFRKAMNWPYVDYLIMAIMFCFAFTTIFTWFFCSKQTICYVSQNDKYTKIWIAIFTAIIPLGAISKVQLLWDIADISIAALLFINIFAILKLTSKNPEVFTMSSRYLKLKTPAKLSSD
- a CDS encoding P44/Msp2 family outer membrane protein; amino-acid sequence: MSNKKTLAIAAFALLLSQQSFACDTEGFYFGSGYYGQFFNSMSSLKVETKDITHASIKDGTNPEAKGQLLDKYKSNYNPLFAPNVAFGYEGKFGDNSYRAELEGIYSSVKVDGIGLGGNKADITYQKKFKTGTEGSEQDKTYGYGIKVDNDKIENISVMANAYYYWKNDDFSFSPYVGAGVGATRMKMFGQTSIRPAYQLRAGLDYSINENVNMHIGYRHFGVIGGNLKLDTNALNEQESNEIKVFNKGHKPVSGHEKDSIEISRGLFATHGMEAGLTFHFASKA
- a CDS encoding type IV secretory system conjugative DNA transfer family protein gives rise to the protein MSYSGNHLRNILIGGVVVFSVLEFCFYLSGILFFLFVDGPDGVDFKAINPSLTPFPQALWPTIFEHIKYCWHHPELYNTELKIKLIVSSALPIVVLMVILWNLRERIIEWRPFKKKESLHGDSKWASEKDIRKAGLRSKRGLLLGKDKRGYFIADGFQHALLFAPTGSGKGVGFVIPNLLFWTDSVIVHDIKLENYEITSGWRKQQGQKVYVWNPAQPDGISHCYNPLEWISEKPGQMVDDVQKIANLIMPEQDFWQNEARSLFVGVVLYLLAAPEKVKSFGEVVRTMRSDDVVYNLAVVLDTMGKTLHPVAYMNIAAFLQKADKERSGVVSTMNSSLELWANPLIDTATATSDFNILDFKKKRVTVYVGLTPDNLNRLRPLMQVFYQQATEFLCRKLPSDDEPYGVLFLMDEFPTLGKMEQFQTGIAYFRGYRVRLFLIVQDTEQLKGIYEEAGMNSLLSNSTYRITFAANNIETANLISQLIGNKTVQQESLNKPRFLDLNPASRSLHISETQRALLLPQEIIMLPRDEQIILIESTYPIKSKKILYYNDNTFTRRLLKPTFVPTQKPYDPNEVFSAADQDEVKDEIHNEENNAIEGSSTADYPVEAQAKDTVYDGSENSDKFEDEGIDDVDEKFEDDGFDDEEEDELEGDDGFKDDEEKGKFEGNDGLKDQDDDGFTDDEDDEFDDKEDELEDIDDELKDKKE
- the virB11 gene encoding P-type DNA transfer ATPase VirB11; the protein is MNYAALDTYLEPLQGIFQEEGVNEISINSPKEVWIENRGEIRCEKLEVFDLNHLKSLGRLIAQATEQKLSEEAPLLSATLPNGYRIQIVFPPACEPDKVVMSIRKPSTMQLALDDYEKMGAFSETAIEVADNPVDRHLDLLLKQKKIKEFLEYAVINKKNIIISGGTSTGKTTFTNATLRAIPAEERIITVEDAREIVLNDHPNKVHLIASKGGQGRAKVTTQDLIEACLRLRPDRIIVGELRGAEAFSFLRAINTGHPGSISTLHADSPAMALEQIKLMVMQANLGIPPDQIIPYIRNVIDIVIQLKRTSGGKRSISEILFTRSSNENA
- a CDS encoding TrbI/VirB10 family protein, producing MNKEKRNNSGTESEIESKVVTVGSNQSHRALMVIILVLLVGGIYYLYFSPSSDEEDVEIVKKEETKQNVQELKEKLEKVPDDVVVHERMITDLPSLPPLSTPKVIPEVKQTKKEEAVKKEEEKPKETPVSNIPVLPKQNLPYSNVTNNLPTSLPGIGSGGYPRDRRGAQMLAISGGVEENKAADTILSNTSVQPSIATKVGKLGLMITQGKIIDAVLETAINSDLQGTLRAVVSSNVYAETGDTVLIPRGSRLIGKYSFDSNVARARINIIWNRIILPHGIDIAISSPGTDELGRAGVAGIIDNKIASALFSSILLAGVSVGSAVIAQKASNLIDVFTIMDAVRSITATEIDISPLKDIIGKRDAKNAENDKWKLGLGAIRKIKNAPDEQSLVRTFRQEVKDLRLNAIDDDGVDKITLEDIKLLLKQRGGKSVYEEAIGKSIEDFSKDMRDIVNRYTDKKPTAYVDQGTALKVFVNQDIVFPPQAILNR
- the virB9 gene encoding P-type conjugative transfer protein VirB9, translated to MSMYRTLLVLALLISGSLSASVNYSKPISIDSRIKTFVYSPNEVFTVIFSQGYYSYIEFAEGEKVKNIAVGDASSWKISPYDNKLLIMPFEVSSRTNMIITTTKKRNYIFDLISRPNYDKYPNTDAEKISHDYSAEKDISYVVRFYYPQEEDEFDVDLDEISTPTQMQYVVDKPEEVIQENDTKYNYTYIEEGANADIIPIELFDDGYLTYFKFKDGNKIPQIFAEENKTKLPCKRLLFDGYVIIKGVHKKLFMRYENDEVEIINRLL